The window CCCCAGCTCAGTCTGCACGGCCTGCAGGTAAGGCTCACATTCCCTCTAGAAGATATTTTACAAACCAGGAAACAGTGCCCCGGATGCACTCGCCCAAGTCAGCCTGACTCAACTATGCCACACGCTGCCCTGGGTCTTGGGACAGAGGTGTCACAGGAAGGACGTGACTCAGGATAGACGTGACCAGGGCAGGTGTGTCTGAGTGGGGCAGCAGGAGCTCAGGCCATGTTTCTCTTCCCCAGTGGCACCCCGGGGTCCCCTCACCTCGTTCACCTTCAGCCAGAAAGACATGTGCATGGTGTTCGTAGCCTTTGCTACCTGGGCTGTGAGAACGTCAGACCTGCATGCCCCAGATGCCTGGAAGACAGGTTTGTGGGGCCGGAGTGGGGTGGGCTGGTGTTCAGAAGTCCAGTGGAAGGGGAGTGGTGTCCAGTCCCAGCTTCTGGGCTAGCAGGGATGAGAGGCCCATGCGGAGGTGCGGGTTTCTCTGCTGACTGATTTCCTGCGTTGCAGACCCACCCTCTCTCTGCCAGCCTGCACTCGTCCTTTGAGAGTCAGCCTGTGTGGATGGAGGGTGGTGACCAGGCCAGAACAGAGCCGGCACTCAGGAGGTCTGTGCTTCTCTTGCAGTTCTTCTAGCCAACATTGGCACCATCTCTGCCATCCGATATTTCCGCCAGCAGGTGGAGCGGGGGCGCCACAGCCGCGgtcgcagccccagccccagctccagccccagcccctagGACCCAGGCTTGGCCCAGGAAGACGCAGGACAAGGAAATGTCCACAGGTGCTCAGGACAAGGCACTGCCCTCAGGCCTTgccctctgactctttgtgttctGCAGTGTCCAAGAAGGAGACTGTGTCCTTGGTCCCGGCTCCCCTGGACTCCACTGAGGGTCTGACCAGTGGCCGAGGCCAAGGCTGTGCTCCACGCTTGGGAGCAGGGAGATTCTGGAAGGCTGGGTAGGTAGGGACCGAGCAGGAAGCTGGTTAGTAAGGTGGCCAGGTTAGCAATAAAAAGCACAGGGCGTCCAATGAAACTTGAATCTCAGACACTCAGGATGAGACCCACTTACACTAAGGAACTGTTTGTGGTTTATCTGAAACCGGAATTAACTGGAATCCTCATCCTATGTGGTTATGCTTCTGGAGGGAGGGCCACGACAGGGCAGTGGAAGTTAGAGGGGTTCAGAGCAGCAGCAAGGCCCCAGCAGGAGATCGGGGCAGGAGGCAAGGGCAAGGAGGCAGAGGGCCTCGAGGCTGGGGGGTGGGCAGTGTCCCAGCCTCTGCCCTGTTTACAAGAGGCTGGACCGGTGGAGGCCTCTGAGGCTTCTCTGACCCCAGAACCCCAAAGGTCTGGTCAAGACCTCCTTGGTTCCTGCCCGAGACGGTGAGCAGGTACCCAGAGGGGTAGGGGTCCGTaggcagggcctggagcccagctTCTGGGGTGCCCTGGAGGAGCTGCAGAGATGGAAGGCAAGGGTATCGGGTGGAGGACACCTGGCTTTGcccagggctgagaggagctggaGATGGGACAGGAAAGTGGGCAGGGCGCAGGCAGTGGTGGAGCAAGGGGTGCTTGGGTGGGTGTCCAGCCCTGGAAGCAGCACATGCAGGGTCCCCAGGACGCAGGGGACTACTGGCTGCTGAGGACAGGACGCATGGACACACAGCACCAATAAAacctcctctttccttcctgtttGGTCTCTTGCCAGTTTTTCCCGACCAGTTCATCCCACTCACACGCGCCCAggccaccctcctccctctgctcaTCATGTCTCAGACCTCGCTGACCTCCGACTCTTGTGCCCTCTGGTTTCACATACTCTGGCCCTCGCTAACCTGACTTACTCAGCCCTCTGATCTTTATGCTTGTGCCATCCTCCTTCTCCCAGGTGAAGCCGCTGCCCCAAGTCCCCTCCCTCATTCCTTCCTGAGAGGCAGGCTGAGGTATGGGCCCTCTGGGTGTCCAGTCACCAGCCAAGGTGTCCAGGGCCCAGGGTAACTCAGGGTTCTTGAGGCTCTCTCCACCTGCCGGGGTCAGACCCGGACTCGACACTGCCTGTGGCCCCACAGACAAGCCCCAGGTCCTGTTGCGGCCCCTCCTCCAGGGTCGATGCAGGCAGGTGGTCCCTAGCAGCAGCTGCTAGGGGCCATCAGATCCACTGGATGAGCCCCCGTTCAGGCTCTGGTGCTCCTTGAGGCCCCCGCCGCTGGGAAGGTGACAGAGCTTTGTCCTGGCCGCTGCCATAGCCCTGGGGGGGGAGGCCATCTGGTGGGGAGAGTAGACATGCATGTGTCTTCAGGAGGTGACACCCCAAACTCTCCCAGAAGGGGGCAGGGCCCTCACTCACCTGGGGGAGGTGGTGAGGGGTCGGGCGAAGCTTCTTTCTCAGGGGAGACCTGGGGACCCCAACCACAGGTCTGAGAGATGGGCCCCAGGAAAGGGAGCTTGGAGACCGGTCCACGAATCTGCCTGACCCCAccccctccttttcctcttggccccctccctccccactgctccCTTCCTGCCACCAAGCCCAGTCCCTGGTTTCCACTCACCCCCCTCTTCCCCTGTTTCCATCTCTCCTGCTCCCTCAGGGTCCCAGAAGGCCCCACGTGATTTCCTCTCCCCAACAGAACCCCTTGCCCGGGGTGGGGGCTGCTACTCACAAGCTGAGGGGAGTCGGGGGGCCGGGGCCCCCAGCCCTTGATGGAGGCACGATGGTGCCGAGAGGCTCGGGCCCGCGGGACTGCCTTCTCAGAAAGTAAGTGGGGGCCGGAGAGTCCACAGCTGGAGTCAGAGACAGGCACGGACACGGGGACCGAGCAGAACGGGCTGGAGGGCTCAGGTCCAAGCGAGCTCTGCATCGCACTGAGGAACTGTCGGGAGAGCACTGGTGACTGAGACCCCCTGAGAGGCTCCTGCCCCAGAAACCCCCTCAGCCGCCCACAGTGGCCTGAGCAGACCTCAGGCTTCGGGTACCCTCTCAGCCTCAGGCTGTAGGCACACCAGCTCTTTCTGTCACCTAGCAGGGGACTGACCTCATCCAGGTTCTGGACGTCTGTGATCTTGCGGTGGGAAGTGGCAGGTGGTGTGTAGGGGTCAGCATAGAGCGGGGAGTGGGGTGTCTCCAGAGAATGGTCTGGAGCCTCAGGGCCGCTGTCTAGGCTCAACTGTAGGCAAGagacaggagacacagcttcctGGGGCTGGAAGCGGCCAAGCCCTTCCTTCTCTGTACAAGGGGCCTCTGGTGGTTTCAGGAGTCAGGAGGCCAGggaggtggagggtgggagggagcggAGGGTCATGCCTAGAGCCGGGGTCAACATGCTGGCCCACCTTGGTCAGGTCCAGGTGTAGCAGGGCGGCTGGGCCAGGCCTCTCAGCCCGGGCCTTGTTCCTGGGTGATCGGCTGCCGCCGCCCCGTCTCAGCTTTGCCCTGTGCCCACCGACGCTGGTGCAGCCAGGGTTGGCTTGCTCCTGTGAGAACCAAAGACCTTCCAGAAGGTTTCCTGGGGCCCTCTCCCCATACAACGGTCTGAAGCTACAGAGTCCCTTCCCCTGAGGAACTAGGCAAGTATGCCATGGGGTCCACCCCCAACAGATACTCACCGGTGGGGGCCGGGCCAGGCAGCCTGCAGTGGATGGTGCTGAGGACTCAGGGAGGGAGTGGCTGGTGCAAGTGGAGGCGGGCGCCGGGCACCCTGAGTCCCAGCTGGTCCGTGCATCAGAGGAGAGCGAGCCTCGGCCACTGGCCACAACCTGGGCAGCCGGCAAGGGGTAAAGGTGAGCCAGGTGGCAGgaaccctccccacctccccgtgCCCAGGCCCACCCATCTGTTTTACCATGGCCCGGCAGCACCTGCCCTGCTGACTCCTTACCTGTGTGGATGCCCGCAGCCCCGGGAGGCTCTCAGggccgagtggtggggaggcccTGTCCTCACGGCAGACTGTCTGCAGGCAGAGCAGCCAGTGGCTATAGTCCTCATAGCTGGCACACACCACACGGATGGTGTTGATGAGACGGCCTGGTGCATGGATGCTGTGAGGGGGCCTTGCAGGCAGGATGCTCCCTGCAAGGCCCCAGCGCAGAGCTAGGTGCCCACCCAGGGCCACAGCCCCTCTCCCAGGCCTGGGTCCCACCCACCTTCAATCAGGAAAGAGCGGATTTGCTTCTCCCTCTCTTCCAGGTTGATGTGGATGGCGCTGAGCGGGAGCTCCCCCTGCAGGGCATCAAGGGGACAGGGCCTGAGTCAGGGAACAATCCCTGACCCACCACCTCGGTGAGCCCTCCTGAGTTGGGTGGGCACGTGGATGCCAGGCAGAGGGCAAAGCAGGGCTGAGGCCAACGTCTTGAGGGAGGCCAGGCACATCCTGTCTGTTCTAGAGGGGTGTCTTCACCCGGGCTCCAGGTGGGGCTTTCTCCAGCCAATGTCTGACTCAGGACTGGTCAGGGACTGGTTCCCTGGGCCACCCATTAAGATGGGGATGGGTGGGAAGGGATCACGAGGAAGCTCCCTGTGTTTCTCGATGGCTGAAGGCCATGATCACCCCCAGAATAGGAGGTACCCTGATGCACAGGATGGACCCTCAAGCCCATGCCTACAcccacgcacgcacacacacacaaccttcaGGCACCAGGAAGATGCCTGCTCAGAGGTACAGGCACCTTCCAGGAGCACTGTGGGCCCCATGCCACCCCCAGGTGACTGGCCTGCTGGTGGCTGTGGACTTGCtagcatgatacagggtgctgaGGCAAGGTGCCCACCCTCCTTGCCCACGACAGGCTGAGACCAGACTGACCAGGACAGCAGGCTGGGTGGGTGGGGCCACCTGTCCCAGCAGGCCCCGACATACAGGTTCCTCCTGAGCCattgccccctcccacccccatgtgCAGGGCGCCTCCCTGGGGCGGGTCTGCAGTGGGGAGGGACCCACCTTAAAGCAAAGCCCATCTGCTTCCTCGGAGAAGATGGCCAGGGAGGTTGGGTACAGGACTAGGAGGCGGTCCCACTGCTCCTGCAGGGAGGTCACAGGGTAGAGTGGGGTCTCCGCTGGCATGCACCCAGGGCCTGGCCCCATCTGGAGCCCgtaccccgctcccacctcctcccacctctgtgCCCCCACCTGTGAGGGCAGATGCTGCAGCTTGACCCTTGAGGCACAGATGGCACTGCCCATCACCTGGCGGCCTGATGCTGTCCGCAGCCGGGTCAGCCTGCGCTGCAGAGTGCAGGGGAGCGCGTCCTCAGTGGGGCCCTGGTAGGAAAGGGTCAGGGGcaggtggaggaggggaagggaaaggggtGCAGGGTTCCCAGCACTGACCTGCAGGGGCTCTGGGGGGCAGCGAGGCACCCCTCCCACGAGGGCTATCTGCTTCTCCAGGTGGTAGAGCCAGTGGCCCAGCTCGGCCTGGCTGGGGCAGAGCACGAGAAGTGGGGCGGGCAGCGGGCCTGCAGGGGAGGGACAAAGTGGGCTAGGCCAGGGGCCCACAGGAGAGGTCCCTCAAGGGTTGGCAGGAGCCACTGATGACCACATGCACAGCTCTGGAGGCCCTCAGTCTGCTGTCCTCCACCCCAGCCTGGCACTGCACGtgtgcccatcagaggaaaagccAGGACCCTTCAACGTGCTCAGAGTCCCGCCAAGGCCCCAGGCCGGGTCAACAGCCAGGCTCACTGAGCAGCCTTAGTGCTGTCGCCTTGTCCTGAGGGCAAGGTCAGCACAGGCAGCCCCACCCGTGCTCCCACACACCTGTGATCTGGAAGGCGTGCTCTCTAGACCCCTCGAGGGGGCAGACACTCAGCTCCATCAGTGGTAACAGCCCCTGCCAGAGCATAGAGGAGAGAAGGGCTAGGGCCCCTCTGCCTCCCACAGCTCTGCTCTCCCTCTTCCTCAGCACCTCCCTCTGCCCATCTCACCACACCTGGAAAGTGAGTCCTTCGGGACCATGGGCCTGGAAGTAGAGGTGGGAAGGGAACAGCTCCAGGTAGCAGTCACTGACATTCTAGGGGAGAGAGGGGCCAGCGTCTAAGGACTTGGGGGCAGGGTCCAGGGTGGCCCCCCTAAGCATgcccccccagcccagcccccacctgGCTGTGCTGGAAACGCAGCTGGACCTTGGCGTAGTACACAACGCTGCCCAgactcctcactgctgcccttcgCCGCCCCTCCTTGAACACACTCAGGAAAGGCTGCTCCAGGATTTCTTGCTGGCTCTGCAAACCTGGGATGTTCTAGGGTGGGGGAAGAGCTCAGGAGAGGGGGCCTGAATGGTGACCAGCAGCCTTGGCCCCCAGTCTCACCATACATAGGTTAAGAACACACGCACAGCATCACATGTGTACAGAGCCCTGTACACACACAGTCTCTTCACGTGACAACAGtgcagaatacacacacacacacacacacacaaacagcctCTGCTGGTCACAGAACTCTGTGGTCTAGCGATGGAGCCAGCAACCTTTCAACTCATCGGAAATTCAACTCTTAGCTTCACTGTTTCCTAACTGTGTTCCCTTATTTTGGTTACTGTGCTGTTtaaagtcccttcagtcatgtctgactctttgtgaccctatggattgtagccctccaggctcctctgtccatgggattctcccggcaagaatactagagtgggttgccatgccctcctccaggggatcttcccaacccagggatccaacccgcatctcctgcagctcctgcattgcaggtggattctttactgctgagccaccagggaagtcctattttggTTACTCAACCTTCCAAATCCTGTTGGTCAGAGGGGTTTTCAGGTGTTTGAGTGAGAGGATGCTCAAAACTCTCCCACACCTCAGCGTCAGTTGGTACTGGCTTAAAACTTGGCTCTATGGAGAAAGgttagggtccatggggtcacaaagagttcgacacaactgagtgactgaacaacgacaaaccGAGAAGGGGGGTGCCGATTTGCAGTATTTTCCAGTTTGCCTGGTGTAAGTATTCTCATCACAGCCTGTTAAGCGCCACATTGCCACATGCCTCCATCTCCCTCTCAGCAGAGGCCAAGGTCCTGGCAATGGCCAAGGGGTCCTCTCCCCTCACTTCAGACATCTACTTATCTCAGGATCTTTGCTCCTGCTGCCCTCTCTGACTGCAGCACTCAGCCCAGCCCCTTCTCACTTAGTCCAGCACTCGGCTCAGACTCCTTCTCTCGAGCTCCTGTCCAGTGCCCTTTCGACGCTCCAGCCTCACTGGCCCCTGCCCACTGGTCCTCCTTTACATTTCACCTTGGTGCCAGCCACATCTGATGTgctgtcttttccttctttatcttGTCATCTGGCTTTGTCATGGATGCGAATGACATGGGAACAGGGCCCTTGCCTATTTGCCCCTTTGCTGGGCCAGGATCTAGGACAGTACTGGTACACTGGGTGTAAGCCCTCGGTGTACTAGGGCTTCAGTGCCTGTCTGCTGAAGGGAGGGAGGGTCAGTGCCCACCAACAGCTGACTCTCAAACAGAGAATCCTCTATAAGCAGAGCTTTGATGATCAGAATGGGAGCCAGATCAGGACAGGTGCCCAACTGGGGCTGGAGGGGCTGAAGTCTGGGGATCAGGGCACACTGGGGAGCTGGCAGGGGCTGCTGTGCCTTGGCCAAGCTGAGCCACCCCTTGGGCAAGCCCAGGAATGTGAACAGACAGACTCAGAgcttctgaggcctctctgcctctgggtgGGGCCTCCTGCACCCACACCCAGTGCGGGGAACGATGCTGGGATGGGACCCATGAAAAATAGGCCACAGAGCAGGAAGGGCCACACAGCTGGCCCGTGGCCTGGGCTCAGGCTTGGGGCCCTGGTGGGGCAGGCTCCCACGTCAGGGCAGGGAAGGGGAGTGCTGGCTCCTCCCCTGGCCCCACCCCCCGAGGTTCAGCAAGCTGAGTCCCCTCTCCAGCTGCCATGTCCTGGCAAGAGGACCACTGGGACCACATGGTATGCCCTGGACCTGCATGGAGGGAACTGAGGTCTGAGATGTGGCCACATGGAGGGATTCTGGCCAGGGAGGGCCTTGACAGAAGTGCCCTGTCTGCTTCTCTGAGGTAGCTGGTTTCTGAAggcagcacagggagcccagggaACCCCAGGGAGCAGGAGAGGGGACAGGCCCGGGCTTCCCAGTCTGACAAGAACACTTGGAAAGGTTGCCTGGGAGCCAACACCAGCAGCTGTGAGGATGGGTGCTGGCCAGTACTCCCCACACAATCACAGATGTTGTTCCTGGGGCAATAGCCTAGAGGCTCATTTCCCTCACAcgccagggcctttgcacacagCAGAGCCTCACTCCGACCCTTGGAGGCTGCGCCGGGTTAAAGGGCAGGTGTCTCTCCCCCTTGGTCAGCAGGTATTCAGCTCAAAGGTGGCCCAGCATATGCTCGGGAGCCCTCCTTGCTGTGTGGCACGGGGGTACAGGATGACATAGTGGTGGACCCCAAAGGGATGTCTCTTGGAGAAACCAGGGCCAAGGGTAGTGGAGAGACTGGCTCGCTGAGTACAAGAAGCACCTACTTTCTTGGAGCGACAGTGGTGGGGGGTGGTTCACAGCCCATCGCTCGCCTGACACCCATGCCCACACGGCAGCACAGATACACGTGCTTGTCCAGCTTCAACGAGCCCAGACATGCTGTCCTGCACCAGGGCGCAGGGTGGGGGCTGGACACCAGGGCCCCGGGCAGGGCTGGCACGTGGCTGGGCATGGAGGCCCCGCCCTGCCGCCCCACTGACTCAGTGCCGGGTCTCAGTTTCACTCTCCGCTCAGACTTTCGGCCTATGAGCTCCCCAGGGCGGGGCTGCACCTACTTCCTCGCTGTGCTCTGGGCTCGACTCTCCTGGGGCCGACAGGGAGACCCTGGGCCCAGTACAGATGGGACACACAGGCAGTCACACGCAGACCACCGCTACCACACCCCTCCGAGCCAGGGCACGCTACCCAGTCAGTCGCTCACCGTCCCTGGGATGTAGTGGAAGATCTTGTCAGCAGTGGTGTCCCGGTCCGCACCAGCCTCGGAGCCAAACAGGCCAGCCAGCTTCCGTGCGCCGTCCTCTCTGGGGACAAGGGAGGGGGGGCTCACAGCCTGGCCCCTGAGGCAGATCGAGGGAGACCCTGTGACCAAGCGGCCATGGCCATACCCCGCCCCCCTCACCTATTTCCCTTCAGCGAGGGCTTTCTGGAAAAGGAGGCCCGGAGCCTCCTAGGGGCCTGAGGGACGCAGTGGCTGTTCCCCATGGGTGGCAGTGGCAGCTGACCTGAGTAGAGCAGGTCGACAGGTCTGGGTCCTTCTCTCCCCAGCCTCCTGCCCCACCTCCTGGGGCGGGGCTCTGGGCCAGCCAGCCCTGCACCTAAGGGCTGGGGAGGCGGAGTCTTTCTGGGAGGAAACTGGCCCCTACCAGAGGCTGAGCTGAGCCTTTCAGCTCCCTTTCCAGGGTCCTCCACACATCAGCCAGCCTGGGggtaggggaaggggaggagagattCCCCCCACTCACAGCCCAGTCAAGAGCCCCCATTCTGTACAGGGGCTCAAAGGCCATTGCATCAGACTGGAGGTTGCCTAGGGTAGGAGGGCCGGAATGGAGCTCCCTGAGCCCAGCGACCCCTCTCCAGACATGTGAGCGCACATCCTGTTTCCACGTAAATGCCAGCCTCTGAGTCACCAGTGACTGTACGGGACGTGTGCTCACTCTCAGCTGTTGAAGCGGAGTCTGCAACTGGGGAAGGAGGAACTAGGACCCTCCTGCAGCCTCCTCTCTGCCTCCGTCCAACCCTCACCCCAGGTCAAGATAAATGGTCCTGAGGCTTAACCAGAATCCAGATTCCAAGAGAGAGGGCATAACCCTCCCAGGTATACCTGGGACTGGTGAGGTCAGGGGGCATGCCATGCAGAGCCTGGGTAAGACATGGGCCAGCACAGCCCTGCCCCTGGATGTGATGGCGCTGTCTCAAAGCCCCCAGATGCCAATACGGAATCTCGGCTTGGGCACACGGCCACCCCAGGCCCCTCCAGTCACCCCAGACAGAACCCTGAGAGGCAGAGATGGACATTCAACCACAGGCCCG is drawn from Bubalus kerabau isolate K-KA32 ecotype Philippines breed swamp buffalo chromosome 5, PCC_UOA_SB_1v2, whole genome shotgun sequence and contains these coding sequences:
- the PLEKHN1 gene encoding pleckstrin homology domain-containing family N member 1, giving the protein MGNSHCVPQAPRRLRASFSRKPSLKGNREDGARKLAGLFGSEAGADRDTTADKIFHYIPGTNIPGLQSQQEILEQPFLSVFKEGRRRAAVRSLGSVVYYAKVQLRFQHSQNVSDCYLELFPSHLYFQAHGPEGLTFQGLLPLMELSVCPLEGSREHAFQITGPLPAPLLVLCPSQAELGHWLYHLEKQIALVGGVPRCPPEPLQGPTEDALPCTLQRRLTRLRTASGRQVMGSAICASRVKLQHLPSQEQWDRLLVLYPTSLAIFSEEADGLCFKGELPLSAIHINLEEREKQIRSFLIEGRLINTIRVVCASYEDYSHWLLCLQTVCREDRASPPLGPESLPGLRASTQVVASGRGSLSSDARTSWDSGCPAPASTCTSHSLPESSAPSTAGCLARPPPEQANPGCTSVGGHRAKLRRGGGSRSPRNKARAERPGPAALLHLDLTKLSLDSGPEAPDHSLETPHSPLYADPYTPPATSHRKITDVQNLDEFLSAMQSSLGPEPSSPFCSVPVSVPVSDSSCGLSGPHLLSEKAVPRARASRHHRASIKGWGPRPPDSPQLVSPEKEASPDPSPPPPDGLPPQGYGSGQDKALSPSQRRGPQGAPEPERGLIQWI